The Thiorhodovibrio litoralis genome includes a window with the following:
- a CDS encoding type II toxin-antitoxin system RelE/ParE family toxin, producing the protein MAKPVIRRERSSKDLEEAADFHFAQGGEALELRFIDAIERTLQLIAERPAIGSLRYAHPLQRSGLRCFQVRRFPYVVFYVDLPDRVDVLRVLHRRRDIPAILQSDRGDGAP; encoded by the coding sequence ATGGCTAAGCCCGTTATCCGCCGCGAGCGCTCAAGCAAAGATCTGGAGGAAGCGGCTGATTTTCATTTTGCCCAGGGCGGCGAGGCTCTGGAGTTGAGGTTTATCGATGCCATCGAGCGAACTCTGCAACTGATTGCCGAACGGCCCGCGATCGGCTCCCTCCGATACGCCCACCCGCTGCAACGCAGCGGTCTGCGATGCTTCCAAGTCAGGCGATTCCCGTACGTAGTCTTCTATGTCGATCTACCGGATCGGGTCGATGTGTTACGTGTCCTCCACCGCCGTCGCGATATTCCGGCGATCTTGCAGAGTGATCGTGGAGATGGCGCCCCTTGA
- a CDS encoding diguanylate cyclase, translating into MNQPRILIVDDETINIELIAKIFMDDHEVLFATDGAKALELAASTNPDLILLDIMLPGMDGFEICARLKTEPHTADIPVIFITGRDDIETETRGLALGAVDYITKPINPQIVRMRVGNHIELKRARDRLTELATTDGLTGLANRRRFDEVLEREVQRHLRSHEPLTVIMLDIDHFKLYNDTYGHLRGDDCLRAIACSIHGSLLRATDLAARYGGEEFACILPDTGALEDVKAIAERIRTNVIALKIPHETSPTAPHVTVSLGLVSCYCTQSLQPEQLTAAADKQLYLAKSQGRNRYALEQPDRKS; encoded by the coding sequence ATGAACCAGCCACGGATTCTGATCGTCGATGATGAGACCATCAACATCGAGCTGATTGCCAAGATATTCATGGACGACCATGAAGTGCTCTTCGCCACCGACGGCGCCAAAGCACTGGAGTTGGCCGCCAGCACCAACCCCGACCTGATCTTGCTCGATATTATGCTGCCCGGCATGGACGGCTTCGAGATCTGCGCGCGCCTGAAAACCGAGCCTCACACCGCCGATATTCCAGTCATCTTCATCACCGGGCGCGACGATATCGAGACCGAGACGCGCGGCCTGGCGCTGGGTGCTGTGGACTACATCACCAAGCCGATTAACCCCCAGATCGTGCGCATGCGGGTCGGCAATCACATCGAGCTCAAGCGCGCGCGCGACCGCCTGACGGAGCTCGCCACCACCGACGGCCTGACCGGCCTGGCCAACCGCCGGCGCTTCGACGAAGTGCTGGAGCGTGAAGTGCAGCGCCACCTGCGCAGCCACGAGCCGCTTACGGTCATCATGCTCGACATCGACCACTTCAAGCTCTACAACGACACCTACGGCCATCTACGCGGCGACGACTGCCTGCGCGCCATCGCCTGCTCCATACATGGCTCCTTGTTGCGCGCCACCGATCTGGCCGCCCGCTACGGTGGCGAGGAGTTTGCCTGCATCCTGCCCGACACCGGCGCGCTCGAAGATGTCAAAGCCATCGCCGAGCGCATCCGCACCAACGTCATCGCACTCAAAATCCCGCACGAGACCTCGCCCACCGCCCCCCATGTCACCGTCAGCCTCGGCCTGGTCAGCTGCTACTGCACCCAGAGTCTGCAACCCGAGCAACTCACCGCCGCCGCCGACAAACAGCTTTACCTGGCCAAATCGCAGGGGCGCAATCGCTATGCCCTCGAGCAACCAGATCGGAAATCGTAA
- a CDS encoding ribbon-helix-helix domain-containing protein, with product MATINISLSDDLRDFVNEQVVASSYTSTSEYLRQLIREHREVVRFRTLIDDGASSPIEGQFDKGYFDDLRSRAKHRTTAT from the coding sequence ATGGCGACAATCAACATTTCCCTTTCGGATGATCTGCGCGACTTTGTCAACGAGCAGGTCGTGGCGTCAAGCTATACCAGCACCAGTGAATACCTCCGCCAGCTGATCCGTGAGCACCGCGAAGTGGTGAGATTTCGCACCCTGATCGACGATGGTGCCAGCTCGCCGATAGAAGGCCAGTTTGACAAGGGGTATTTCGACGATCTGCGGAGCCGTGCCAAGCACCGAACGACTGCTACCTGA